In Pithys albifrons albifrons isolate INPA30051 chromosome 8, PitAlb_v1, whole genome shotgun sequence, a single window of DNA contains:
- the ERCC3 gene encoding general transcription and DNA repair factor IIH helicase/translocase subunit XPB gives MGRKERDKKKSKKRHYDDDEDDEDEAAGKEPQEAVPSAAGKQVEESGTKVDEYGAKDYRLQMPLKADHHSRPLWVAPDGHIFLEAFSPVYKYAQDFLVAIAEPVCRPTHIHEYKLTAYSLYAAVSVGLQTSDITEYLQKLSKTGVPEGIIQFIKLCTVSYGKVKLVLKHNRYFVESTHPDVIQQLLQDHVIKECRLRNAEGEETELITETFTSKSAISKSSEGGLGPSTSQGTDTQNKPDVPADLFEFYEQMDKDEEEEEETQTVSFEVKQEMIEELQKRCIHLEYPLLAEYDFRNDSVNPDINIDLKPTAVLRPYQEKSLRKMFGNGRARSGVIVLPCGAGKSLVGVTAACTVRKRCLVLGNSAVSVEQWKAQFKMWSTIDDSQICRFTSDAKDKPIGCSVAISTYSMLGHTTKRSWEAERVMEWLKSQEWGLMILDEVHTIPAKMFRRVLTIVQAHCKLGLTATLVREDDKIVDLNFLIGPKLYEANWMELQNSGYIAKVQCAEVWCPMSPEFYREYVAIKTKKRILLYTMNPNKFRACQFLIKFHERRNDKIIVFADNVFALKEYAVRLGKPYIYGPTAQGERMQILQNFKHNPKINTIFISKVGDTSFDLPEANVLIQISSHGGSRRQEAQRLGRVLRAKKGMVAEEYNAFFYSLVSQDTQEMAYSTKRQRFLVDQGYSFKVITKLAGMEEEELSFSTKEEQQQLLQKVLQASDLDAEEEVVAGEYGSKSAQVSRRTGTMSSMSGADDTVYMEYHSSRSKASSNKHIHPLFKRFRK, from the exons ATGGGCAGGAAGGAGCGCG ATAAGAAGAAGTCCAAGAAGCGCCATTACGACGACGACGAAGACGATGAGGATGAAGCTGCCGGGAAGGAGCCGCAGGAGGCGGTGCCTTCGGCGGCGGGGAAGCAGGTGGAGGAGAGCGGCACCAAGGTGGACGAGTACGGGGCCAAGGACTACCGGCTGCAGATGCCCCTAAAGGCCGATCACCACTCGCGGCCGCTCTGGGTG gcTCCTGATGGCCATATTTTTCTGGAAGCCTTTTCTCCTGTTTACAAATATGCACAGGACTTTTTGGTTGCCATTGCCGAGCCTGTGTGCAGACCGACCCACATTCACGAGTACAAGCTGACTGCTTACTCCCTGTATGCTGCGGTCAGTGTTGGCTTACAGACCAGTGATATCACTGAGTATTTGCAAAAATTGAGCAAGACTGGTGTTCCAGAGGGAATAATTCAGTTTATCAAG CTGTGTACTGTCAGCTACGGGAAGGTGAAGCTGGTGCTGAAACATAACAG ATATTTTGTGGAAAGTACCCACCCTGATGTCATTCAGCAGCTTCTGCAAGACCATGTAATTAAAGAATGTCGTCTGAGAAATGCTGAGGGTGAAGAAACAGAGCTCATTACAGAGACATTCACGAGTAAATCAGCG ATTTCCAAATCCAGTGAAGGTGGCCTTGGTCCATCAACATCACAGGGAACAGATACTCAGAATAAGCCAGATGTCCCAGCTGACTTATTTGAGTTTTATGAACAGATGGACaaagatgaggaggaggaggaggaaacacAGACAGTGTCTTTTGAAGTCAAGCAG GAGATGATTGAAGAACTTCAGAAGCGTTGTATCCATTTGGAGTACCCCTTACTGGCAGAATATGATTTCagaaatgattctgtgaatcctGATATTAATATAGATCTGAAACCTACTGCTGTCCTCAGGCCCTATCAGGAGAAAAGCCTCAGGAAGATGTTTGGAAATGGGCGAGCCAGGTCTGGTGTTATTGTCTTGCCATGTG GTGCTGGCAAGTCTCTCGTTGGAGTGACAGCTGCATGTACTGTCCGCAAGCGGTGCCTGGTGCTTGGGAATTCTGCGGTGTCTGTAGAGCAGTGGAAAGCCCAGTTCAAGATGTGGTCCACCATCGATGACAGTCAGATATGTCGGTTCACCTCTGATGCCAAAGACAAGCCCATTGGCTGTTCTGTTGCTATCAGCACATATTCCATGTTGGGGCACACAACAAAAAGGTCCTGGGAAGCTGAAAGAGTAATGGAGTGGCTTAAAAGTCAAGAGTGGGGCCTTATGATACTTGATGAAGTACACACTATCCCAG CTAAAATGTTCAGACGTGTGCTCACTATTGTACAAGCTCACTGTAAACTGGGGCTGACTGCTACCCTGGTCAGAGAAGATGATAAAATTGTTGACCTCAACTTCCTGATTGGACCAAAGCTCTATGAAGCCAACTGGATGGAACTGCAGAACAGTGGCTACATTGCTAAAGTCCAGTGTGCTGAG GTCTGGTGCCCAATGTCACCTGAATTTTACAGAGAATATGTAGCTATCAAAACAAAGAAGAGGATACTGCTGTACACCATGAACCCAAATAAATTCAGAGCCTGTCAGTTCCTGATTAAGTTTCATGAGCGCCGGAATGATAAAATCATCGTATTTGCTGACAATGTGTTTGCACTGAAGGAATATGCTGTCAGACTTGGGAA aCCCTATATATATGGTCCTACAGCTCAAGGGGAAAGAATGCAAATTTTACAAAACTTCAAGCACAATCCAAAAATCAACACTATTTTCATTTCCAAG GTGGGTGACACATCCTTTGATCTGCCGGAAGCCAATGTTCTCATCCAGATTTCATCCCATGGTGGGTCACGAAGGCAGGAGGCTCAAAGACTGGGACGAGTGCTGAGAGCTAAGAAAG GCATGGTTGCAGAGGAATACAAtgcctttttttattctcttgtaTCCCAAGACACTCAGGAAATGGCATACTCAACAAAACGGCAACGGTTCCTTGTGGATCAAGGTTATAGCTTCAAG GTGATAACAAAACTGGCAGGCATGGAGGAAGAAGAACTTTCATTTTCAACCAAagaagaacagcagcagcttctccagaaGGTCCTGCAAGCATCTGACCTGGATGCTGAGGAGGAAGTAGTTGCTGGAGAATATGGTTCCAAATCAGCTCAG GTGTCCCGTCGAACAGGCACAATGAGCTCGATGTCTGGAGCAGATGACACTGTTTACATGGAATACCACTCCTCAAGGAGTAAGGCATCTTCCAATAAACACATCCACCCGCTGTTCAAACGCTTCCGCAAGTGA